From a region of the Dictyostelium discoideum AX4 chromosome 2 chromosome, whole genome shotgun sequence genome:
- the Ddaco gene encoding hypothetical protein, with translation MEIDIEKLPIIDISSFQNNENDKNQVAKEINKACKEYGFFYIKNHGVDQELIENLQNVIKKFFSLPLEIKMKWKMGLTNREWLGFFKVGQEITYGQVDWKEGCYYSSEMDGDINTIHNVPLYPTAEQEEQYEIQGFKSTIHTYIEKLTHLSQQIIEAISLSLNLPQDYFFKNYTYDPFILMGLLHYPSFHHQEQEEEQEDDESNNGGKKSPNPDESKKPEVEKFGTGQHTDWGLLTVLYQDDVGGLQVKSKNSEEYIDAPPIPGTFICNIGDMLDKMTGGYYLSNLHRVKYNKSGRDRFSIPFFLDPSLNSIPKLIPNYDQLSQFADKPERWDKQNIHEFDGTYGQYFIKKIGRVFPDYVYKKSGELV, from the coding sequence atggaaattgatattgaaaaattaccaattattgatatttcatcttttcaaaataatgaaaatgataaaaatcaAGTTgccaaagaaattaataaagcaTGTAAAGAGTATggatttttttatataaagaaTCATGGAGTTGAtcaagaattaattgaaaatttacaaaatgtaattaaaaaattcttttctttGCCACTTGAAATCAAAATGAAATGGAAAATGGGACTTACCAATAGAGAATGGCTCGGATTCTTCAAAGTCGGTCAAGAAATTACTTATGGTCAAGTCGATTGGAAAGAAGGTTGCTATTACTCCTCAGAGATGGATGGTGATATTAATACAATCCATAATGTTCCATTATACCCAACCGCTGAACAAGAGGAACAATATGAGATCCAAGGTTTTAAAAGCACAATTCATACCTATATCGAAAAGTTAACTCATTTATCTCAACAAATAATTGAAGCAATTTCATTAAGTTTAAATCTTCCTCAAGATTATTTCTTCAAGAATTACACATATGATCCATTCATTCTAATGGGACTACTTCATTATCCATCATTTCATCAtcaagaacaagaagaagagCAAGAAGACGATGAAAGTAATAATGGAGGAAAAAAATCACCAAATCCTGATGAATCAAAGAAACCAGAAGTTGAAAAATTTGGAACTGGACAACATACTGATTGGGGTTTATTAACTGTACTTTATCAAGATGATGTCGGTGGTTTGCAAGTTAAATCTAAGAATTCTGAAGAGTATATCGATGCACCACCAATTCCAGGTACTTTTATTTGCAACATTGGTGATATGTTGGATAAAATGACTGGTGGTTATTATCTTTCAAATCTTCATCGTGTAAAGTATAATAAAAGTGGTCGTGATCGTTTCTCAATTCCATTCTTTTTAGACCCATCTCTTAATTCAATTCCAAAATTAATTCCAAACTATGATCAACTAAGCCAATTTGCTGATAAACCAGAAAGATGGGATAAACAAAATATTCATGAATTTGATGGTACCTATGgtcaatattttattaaaaaaattggtcGTGTTTTTCCAGATtatgtttataaaaaaagtggTGAATTAGTTTAA
- a CDS encoding CCCH-type zinc finger-containing protein: MKKVCFHALSRVGRKYPVYQSILLVLFEKYLMSPLSTNDTICSILVAYSRLSQTNSQIRAMSMKRWLEATESTIPQLKSAGILSLGYASCPTGNIINDKNIESICYSKSIELLQFHKVEEVLEDDPWRMENVYQVQVSACKALGLLARTSTSEWLPKISKIFKTILSSHRYAAPVKATVLLNYGQISYYLNSSSPFFTPLKVLLFELSADDNISISAPSCQSLTKFALSHDSNYAEVKQIIRSKLQSLTLKSCKQEQIEGFLKTWCKLISKNYRPILNQCSSIISPLYSDLYDQKSQLSNQLLLLKQIQQQQQQNKQQLDSSISSIITATTIPPTSTSSTIPNTTNNINNTNTTTSSLQQQQQQQQQQHSDNGAINITTNSIPLNSIPGGINNFSDAFNNYQQLLQLCKLFSPLVIQSCLSFFKKPSLLDHQQYKKSLKEKIHQQKIKGYQIYSFFQQQHQDQLEQSLKELSSDPFKRETFLTIIGNPENLDNQSFIQKIKQSLIVVQPNSPLNLPKSSSSSSSSSSGSNTNTNIANNNNTTTTNTSSSPKDDLSPKPSPTISKPVDPRLEKRNLIGKALPLIATQQQGQQILPSPQSPTSIQNPTIPTTTSTNATTTTTTTTTNSSSPSFSSTSPNNTNTVPTPIQPVTFKKNSIFSKSLPLIGQPTSSSSSISATLAAASASIKPSVNNSISATLAAATATLQTTTTPSPSSTPTSTPTSTPTLTTIPLSSSTIAPPVDNMIPSTTTTTPMPSTDSTIVIPPSTNSNLIMATTTSPIPDVEIVEKKKNLFSSLPLIGQKQSSPSITNTIIETTAKIDSPKNVEQSIQTTTPTTSINEKKKNIFAPLPLISQPSPIPNNSINNTTTTTTSISTISPSSQSPISSPIVSNTTTTIPIGDTTSNTTTTPTTEKKKNPFATPLPLIGQTQIQSPSKQQPQLPISKPIPKSSPPTGQNIFSKPLPLIGGSNKATAAANSSIPSNAPPKKPLLDIYQLPPTIVNTKKVQTKSLNSQSFGVKLMNQQPIIPSVKKLPPQSNIFSKPLPLIGQQQSIKTPTTAAAATTTTATTTTTITTTTKTSNTTESSKITSSETESSTESSTDTNTVLQPLTAVPALVKSNQISNSNIENGDIVNIIKEISSSSSPIITNKEETILSDNKKEEEEENDDNQDDDQDDENDENNENVDDEDDDEDDDDNEDDEEDDEDGDGEDEDELMIDDTNTSFDQSISTSSKKRGNTLLLSDSDSDDDNENNKKLKLNSEDSLIQNDNNYTSDEIDNNNNNNNNDDNINNNNNNSNKVNKKNKKKKKKTKKVKIEENKKKIQEKVKEKSPKKKNNKNKNNNNNNKKNIKNLTSPTSSANIETAKLYQGIDFNQPKEKKELTVVCNFYKIGMCKKGKDCTFIHEGPVEIRKPTEVCKYFKTSSCAKGDSCTYSHDLKIEPCKYYNSPTGCTNVNCQYDHRLITPPLQQQQQQQQQQQQQQQQQQQQQQQQQQSSLFSNSNNNSPILNSSSLLSSNSNSPILTNTTTTTNTTLSTNLSTPPLLTSNFDFNFQDNQDENNYNNNYNNINNINNNNNNNNNNNNNINNNNNNNNNNNNNNNNNNNNNNNNNNNNNNKPFLSFQMDNQYLFQQPLQQDQQQQQLQQQQNQQLNEEYQNSNETF; the protein is encoded by the exons atgaAAAAGGTTTGTTTTCATGCTTTAAGTAGAGTTGGTAGAAAGTATCCAGTTTATCAAAGtattttattggttttatttgaaaagtaTTTAATGTCACCCTTGTCAACCAATGATACAATTTGTAGTATTCTAGTAGCTTATTCAAGATTATCACAAACAAATTCACAAATTAGAGCAATGTCAATGAAACGTTGGTTAGAAGCAACTGAATCAACAATTCCACAATTAAAATCTGCTGGTATTTTATCATTAGGTTATGCTTCTTGTCCAACTGGTA atattattaatgataaaaatattgaatcaatttgttatagtaaatcaattgaattattacaatttcatAAAGTTGAAGAAGTTTTAGAAGATGATCCGTGGCGAATGGAGAATGTTTATCAAGTTCAAGTATCAGCATGCAAAGCATTGGGTTTGTTAGCAAGAACGTCAACATCGGAATGGTTACCAaagatttcaaaaatttttaaaaccattCTATCAAGCCATAGATACGCAGCGCCAGTTAAAGCCACGGTTCTATTAAATTACGGTCAAATCTCTTACTActtaaattcatcatcacccTTTTTCACGCCACTAAAAGTGTTATTATTCGAATTATCAGCCgatgataatatttcaatatcAGCACCGTCTTGCCAATCGTTAACTAAATTTGCATTATCACATGACAGTAACTATGCAGAGGTGAAACAAATCATTCGATCCAAATTACAATCTTTGACTTTAAAATCATGTAAACAAGAACAAATTGAAGGTTTCTTAAAAACTTGgtgtaaattaatttcaaagaatTATAGACCAATCTTAAATCAATGTTCATCAATCATTTCACCATTATATAGTGATCTATATGATCAAAAATCACAattatcaaatcaattattattattaaaacaaattcaacaacaacaacaacaaaataaacaacaattagattcatcaatatcatcaataataacagcaacaacaataccTCCTACTTCTACTTCTTCAACAATACCTAATactacaaataatataaataatacaaatactaCTACTTCttcattacaacaacaacaacaacaacaacaacaacaacatagTGATAATGGTgcaattaatattacaacTAATAGTATaccattaaattcaataccaggtggtattaataattttagtgatgcatttaataattatcaacaattattacaactttgtaaattattttcaccatTAGTTATTCAATCTTGTTTATCGTTTTTTAAGAAACCATCATTGTTGGATCATCAACAATACaagaaatcattaaaagagaaaattCATCAACAAAAGATTAAAggttatcaaatttattctttctttcaacaacaacatcaagaTCAATTAGAACAATCCTTAAAAGAATTAAGTTCAGATCCTTTCAAAAGAGAAACGTTTTTAACAATTATTGGTAATCCTGAAAATTTAGATAATCAAtcttttattcaaaaaattaaacaatcttTAATAGTTGTCCAACCAAATTCACctttaaatttaccaaaatcttcttcttcttcttcttcttcttcaagtGGTAGTAATACTAATACTAATAttgctaataataataatactacaacTACTAATACATCATCTTCTCCAAAGGATGATTTATCACCAAAACCTTCTCCAACCATTTCAAAACCTGTTGATCCAAGAttagaaaaaagaaatttaattggTAAGGCGTTACCATTAATTGCTACTCAACAACAAGGACAACAAATTTTACCATCACCACAATCACCTACTAGTATTCAAAATCCGACCATTCCTACTACTACCTCAACTAAcgctactactactactactacaactactactaatTCCTCGTCACCATCATTCTCTTCCACTTCTCCCAATAACACGAATACAGTACCAACACCAATTCAACCGGtaacatttaaaaagaatagtattttttcaaaatcattaccTTTAATTGGCCAACcaacttcttcttcttcttcaatcTCTGCGACATTGGCTGCTGCTTCTGCTTCAATTAAGCCTTCtgtaaataattcaatatcgGCCACATTGGCTGCTGCAACTGCAACTttacaaacaacaacaacaccttCACCTTCATCTACACCAACATCTACACCAACATCTACACCAACCCTAACAACAATACCATTATCCTCTTCAACTATAGCTCCACCTGTCGATAATATGATACCttctacaacaactacaacaccaATGCCATCAACAGATTCAACTATAGTCATTCCACCATCCACTAATTCTAATTTAATCATGGCAACAACTACGAGTCCCATACCTGATGTTGAAATAGtggaaaagaaaaagaatttattttcCTCATTACCTTTAATTGGACAAAAACAATCCTCGCCATCCATAACAAATACGATAATAGAGACAACAGCAAAAATAGATTCACCAAAAAATGTTGAACAATCAAtacaaacaacaacacccACTACTTCAAtcaatgaaaagaaaaagaatattttcGCACCACTTCCATTAATTAGTCAACCATCACCAATCCCAAATAATAgcatcaacaacaccactactaccactacttcTATTTCCACCATATCACCATCTTCCCAATCCCCTATATCTTCTCCTATCGTATcaaatactactactacaataCCAATTGGTGATACTACATCTAATACTACCACTACACCCACTAccgaaaagaaaaagaatccATTCGCCACACCATTACCATTGATCGGTCAAACACAAATACAATCACCATctaaacaacaaccacaattaCCAATTAGCAAACCAATACCaaaatcatcaccaccaactGGCCAAAATATTTTCTCAAAACCTTTACCATTGATTGGTGGTAGCAATAAAGCAACTGCAGCAGCAAATTCTTCTATACCATCAAATGCACCACCAAAGAAACCATTATTGGATATCTATCAATTACCACCAACTATTGTCAATACTAAGAAAGTACAAacaaaaagtttaaattcTCAATCATTTGGCGTtaaattaatgaatcaacAACCAATCATACCTTCTGTGAAAAAGTTACCACCACAATCAAATATCTTTTCAAAACCTTTACCATTAATTGGTCAACAACAATCTATTAAAACtccaacaacagcagcagcagcaacaacaacaacagcaacaacaacaacaacaataacaacaacaacaaaaacttCTAATACTACTGAATCATCAAAAATAACATCCTCTGAAACAGAATCTTCCACAGAATCTTCTACAGATACAAATACTGTATTGCAACCTCTTACTGCAGTACCAGCTTTagtaaaatcaaatcaaattagtaattcaaatattgaaaatggagatattgtaaatattataaaagaaatttcatcatcatcatcaccaatcaTCACAAATAAAGAAGAAACTATTTTAAGTGATAATAAaaaggaagaagaagaagaaaatgatgataatcaaGATGATGACcaagatgatgaaaatgatgaaaataatgaaaatgttgacgatgaagatgatgatgaagacgATGATGACAATGAAGACGATGAAGAAGACGATGAAGATGGAGACGGAGAGGATGAAGATGAATTAATGATTGATGATACAAACACATCATTTGATCAATCAATATCAACTTCAAGTAAAAAGAGAGGtaatacattattattatcagatTCAGAttcagatgatgataatgaaaataataaaaaattaaaattaaatagtgaagattctttaattcaaaatgataataattatacctctgatgaaattgataacaacaataataataataataatgatgataatattaataataataataataatagtaataaagttaataaaaagaataaaaagaagaaaaagaaaacaaagaaagttaaaattgaagaaaataaaaagaaaattcaagAGAAAGTTAAAGAAAAGTCACCTAAAAagaagaataataaaaataaaaacaataataataataataaaaagaatattaaaaatttaacatcACCAACTTCTTCAGCAAATATTGAAACTGCAAAATTATATCAAggtattgattttaatcaaccaaaagaaaagaaagaattaaCAGTGGtttgtaatttttataaGATTGGTATGTGTAAAAAAGGTAAAGATTGTACATTCATTCATGAAGGTCCTGTTGAAATTAGAAAACCAACTGAAgtttgtaaatattttaaaacttcaTCATGTGCAAAAGGTGATTCATGTACTTATTCtcatgatttaaaaattgaaccttgtaaatattataattcacCAACTGGTTGCACAAATGTAAATTGTCAATATGATCATCGTTTAATTACACCaccactacaacaacaacaacaacaacaacaacaacaacaacaacaacaacaacaacaacaacaacaacaacaacaacaacaacaatcatcattattttcaaattcaaataataattccccaattttaaattcttcttcattattatcttccAATAGTAATTCCCCAATTTTAACAAACaccactacaactacaaataCAACATTATCAACAAATTTATCAACACCACCTTTATTAACTTCAAATTTTGATTTCAATTTCCAAGATAATCAAGATgaaaacaattataataataattataataatattaataatattaataataataataataataataataataataataataatattaataataataataataataataataataataataataataataataataataataataataataataataataataataataataataataaaccattttTATCATTCCAAATGgataatcaatatttattcCAACAACCTCTACAACAagatcaacaacagcaacaactacaacaacaacaaaaccaacaatTAAATGAAGAATATCAAAATTCTAATGaaacattttaa
- a CDS encoding WEE1 family protein kinase, whose protein sequence is MDFPSQSEKKKYITKKRTTLFSYDDDDDDDDFDQNREFIHMSSYEESKDQQNSFNTLLLSELSNCEDQKQQQQQQSSSPTQSDCDSSPTNNNNNNNTNNNIVHHLNNSNSIPISGSNNNNNNNNNNNNNNNNNNNNNNNSHHHHLRKGRRLFHDDNDDQPIYPASASLSSTKTNMFPSSPILYSSPSSQQQQQQQQQQSQSQQTNEFKVPSFTPLSFINNSSTNSMNIRPINNNRIYNNLNNNNNNNNNNNNNINNINNNNINNINNNYNNNNNNEEDQIFSSSLPTSPVSWSANGSMMNGHNINNITGNHSRFLSNGSYNKGNTFPSTEVKRVRPDQRAFNENSFSMSPTPSPPPTPSLKRNNYSSPKFEPVFIRLAEERTNRKRSTSMTSNVNNNNNNNANNNNVNNNNNNNNGPNSISSLIANVNPFTEEGRLQSLNKPCPSFQLVNNNNNNNNASNNNNDNNNNNNNNNNNNNNNDDTCNNNNNNSQNIDNNLITKFSLYKHTFQELDLIGEGSFGHVYKVRHRIDGCLYAIKKTKKPLKGQKDRDIVLREVYGLSAIKDHTNIVRYFNAWEEDSHIFIQMEHCNGGNIYKWVTEHIKQSESNLLLLAKQILTGIVYIHSLGLVHLDIKPENIYIIYKCNQNQIITNNNNTCSINNSSNGSDSYFKSKIKTTENDLDNFITTTNSVNNNNCNNNNNNNVDNQNNNNQNNYLIIDGNKINFNSITFKIGDLGLLNEATNTKIYSEGDSRYLSRELLHDDMSALKKSDIFSLGCTLYELARCKPLPKSGMEWDSIRNGILSFEKEDSIYDDNKNDFSTEFWQLIKSMIHPDPSVRPSAEQLLEHPLIKYGVIEIDDFENEIETLKNLLAEKEKVLIIQKEKQKLRQNQLQQKMQQPNFIELKQQPQQQQEKQQMLHQQKQQYLEQHNNNNDNNNNEFDESEKEYQIQLEQFKIQKMQFQLQQEQLQYQHQHKHQNFFTKQICTASQIEGGIKNMAL, encoded by the coding sequence ATGGATTTTCCATCTcaatcagaaaaaaaaaaatatatcacCAAGAAAAGAACCACACTTTTCTCTTatgacgatgatgacgatgatgatgattttgatcAAAATCGAGAGTTTATACATATGTCATCTTATGAAGAATCAAAGGATCAACAAAATTCATTCAATACACTACTTTTAAGTGAACTTTCAAATTGTGAAgatcaaaaacaacaacaacaacaacaatcatccTCTCCAACACAAAGTGACTGTGATTCTTCTCCAactaataacaataataataataataccaataataatatagtgcatcatttaaataatagtaatagtataCCAATTAGTggtagcaataataataataataataataataataataataataataataataataataataataacaataataatagccatcatcatcatttaagAAAAGGCAGAAGACTATTTCATGATGATAATGACGACCAACCAATTTATCCAGCTTCAGCATCTCTATCATCAACTAAAACAAATATGTTTCCTTCAAGTCCAATTTTATATTCATCTCCATCctctcaacaacaacaacaacaacaacaacaacaatcacaatcacaacaaacaaatgaatttaaagttCCATCATTTACAcctttatcatttattaataatagttcaaCAAATAGTATGAATATAAgaccaataaataataatagaatatataataatttaaataataataataataataataataataataataataatatcaataatatcaataataataatatcaataatatcaataataattataataataataataataatgaagaggatcaaatattttcatcatcattaccaaCATCACCAGTATCATGGTCAGCAAATGGTTCAATGATGAATGGacataatataaataatattactgGAAATCATAGTAGATTCCTATCGAATGGTAGTTATAACAAAGGAAATACCTTTCCATCAACAGAGGTAAAAAGAGTAAGACCCGATCAAAGGGCATTCAATGAAAACTCTTTCTCAATGTCAccaacaccatcaccacctccaacaccatcattaaaaagaaataattattcCTCTCCAAAATTTGAACCAGTTTTTATAAGATTGGCTGAAGAAAGAACAAATAGAAAAAGGTCAACTTCAATGACttcaaatgtaaataataacaataataataatgctaataataataatgtaaataataacaataacaataacaatggtCCAAATTCTATATCATCCCTAATTGCAAATGTTAATCCTTTTACAGAAGAGGGTAGATTGCAATCATTGAATAAACCATGTCCTTCATTTCaacttgtaaataataataacaataataataatgccagtaataataataatgataataataataataataataataataataataataacaataataatgacgatacctgtaataataataataataattcacaaaatattgataataatttaataactaaattttcattatataaACATACTTTTCAAGAATTGGATTTAATTGGTGAGGGTAGTTTTGGTCATGTTTATAAGGTTAGACATAGAATTGATGGATGTCTATATGCAATAAAGAAAACCAAAAAACCATTAAAAGGTCAAAAAGATCGTGATATAGTATTGAGGGAAGTTTATGGTTTATCTGCAATTAAAGATCATACCAATATCGTTAGATATTTTAATGCTTGGGAAGAAGATAGTCATATATTCATTCAAATGGAACATtgtaatggtggtaatatttataaatgggTAACTGAACATATTAAACAATCCGAATCAAATTTACTCTTATTGGCAAAACAAATCCTTACCGGTATTGTTTATATTCATTCTTTGGGTTTAGTTCATTTAGATATTAAACctgaaaatatatatataatttataaatgtaatcaaaatcaaatcatcactaataataacaatacttgctccattaataatagtagtaatggtAGTGATAGTTATTTcaaaagtaaaattaaaacaactgAAAATGATCTTGATAACTttataacaacaacaaatagtgtaaataataacaattgtaataataataataataataatgtagataatcaaaataataataatcaaaataattatttaataattgatggtaataaaattaattttaatagtataacatttaaaattggtgatttgggtttattaaatgaagCAACCAATACAAAAATCTATTCAGAAGGTGATAGTAGATACTTATCAAGAGAATTATTACACGACGATATGTCTGCTTTGAAAAAAAGTGATATCTTTTCATTGGGTTGTACCTTATATGAATTGGCAAGATGTAAACCATTACCAAAGTCTGGCATGGAATGGGACTCAATTAGAAATGGTATACTATCATTTGAAAAGGAAGATTCAATATACGATGATAATAAGAATGATTTCTCAACAGAATTTTggcaattaattaaatcaatgatTCATCCTGATCCTTCCGTAAGACCTTCTGCTGAACAATTATTAGAACATCCATTGATTAAATATGGTGTCATAGAAATTGATGactttgaaaatgaaattgaaaccttaaaaaatttattggctgaaaaagaaaaagttttaatcattcaaaaagaaaaacaaaaattaagacaaaaccaattacaacaaaaaaTGCAACAACCAAATTTTATAGAATTGaaacaacaacctcaacaacaacaagaaaaacaacaaatgttacatcaacaaaaacaacaatatttagaacaacataataataataatgataataataataatgaatttgatgaatcAGAGAAAGAATATCAAATCCAACTcgaacaatttaaaattcaaaaaatgcAATTTCAGCtacaacaagaacaattacaatatcaacaccaacataAACACCAAAATTTCTTTACCAAACAAATTTGTACTGCTTCTCAAATTGAAGGtggaataaaaaatatggctttgtag